In the bacterium genome, ATTACAAAAGGCCGCCATATATAATTCCTTACGGGTTTTAGTTTTTCATTATCATCTCCATTAACTTTATTTTTTTTAAAGTCCATGGTTATCTTATCGGTATTTTTAATAATTTAACATTATTAAAATTTATAAGGACGTTTTTAAAACGGACGGAAACGTGTTTTAAGGTGTGATGTTGGCGGAAATCTTTTTCGCGACCTCTTCAGGAATCCCTGTAATCTTAAAATTATTATTAACACAAACCAACTGGACCGACGCGGAAACCAAAAGCCTGCCTTCCCTTTTAGCCTGCTGTAAAAACTCTATCGAGGCATTTTTCAGTTCTTTTATTTCAGTAAAAATTTCAAGGGTATCGCCATAAGCAGAGGGTGCTTTATAATCAATATTTGTATTCCTGACTATAAAAAGAATGTTTTTTTGAGATAATTCTTTGATGTCAATCCCTTTTTCTCTGAGAAATTCAGTCCTTCCCTCTTCAAAATATTTAAGATAATTAGCGTAATAAACAACACCTCCGGAATCTGTGTCATGATAATAGATTTTTTTTGGCATTTTAAAAACAGAATTCATCTTATAAAAATAAATTTTTTAATTTTTTAAAGAAATCCTTTACCTGCGGGAACGTACTTTCATCCTCAGTCGCCGCAAATTCCTTAAGCAACTCTTTCTGCCTTGAAGTTAACCTCGACGGCACTTCGACGATTATCCTGACAAGTAAGTCTCCCCTGCCATATCCATGAAGGTGCTGGATACCCTTTCCTTTAAGAACCAAAGTTTTATGACTCTGGGTCCCTGACGGAATTTTTAATAAAACCTTGCCTTCCAGCGTTGGGACTTCAATCTCGCCGCCCAATGCCGCCGTAACAAAACTAATCGGCACACTGCAAACTATGTCATCCTCATGGCGTTCGAAAAATTCATGTTTTTTCTCTTCAATGATAACAATTATGTCTCCGGGCGGGCCTCCCCTGGGGCCGGCATTCCCTTTCCCGCGCAGGGGGATATAATTACCCTCCATAACACCGGCAGGGACATTTACCGTGATAGTCGATGCGCCGCTTGTCCTGCCCTGTCCCTTACATTCAGGACAAGGCTTCTGGATAATTTTACCTTCCCCATAGCATTTCGGGCATACACTAATGCTTATGGACTGCCCAAAAATGCTTCTTGTCACCTGGCGGACCTCACCTTTACCATGGCATGCGGGGCATGCTGTTGAATCAGCGCCTTTTTCTGCGCCGCTGCCGCCGCACCTTTCACATTTGTGCAGGCGGTCCAGTTTAATGGTTTTTTCAACGCCTTTTGAGATCTCTTCAAGCGTAAGTTTCAATTTTACATGTATATCTGAACCTGTCTGCCTGGCGGACCGCCTGCCTCCTCTTCTTCCCTCT is a window encoding:
- a CDS encoding YbgC/FadM family acyl-CoA thioesterase, whose amino-acid sequence is MPKKIYYHDTDSGGVVYYANYLKYFEEGRTEFLREKGIDIKELSQKNILFIVRNTNIDYKAPSAYGDTLEIFTEIKELKNASIEFLQQAKREGRLLVSASVQLVCVNNNFKITGIPEEVAKKISANITP
- the dnaJ gene encoding molecular chaperone DnaJ, which codes for MAKRDYYEILGIKKDASTDEIKKAYRQLALKYHPDNNPGNKEAEEKFKEVAEAYEILSAPDKRSAYDQFGHEGPAGMGAGFGGPHAQYGHVDLSEALRAFAEAFGGGGGFSFGGGGFDEFFGEGRRGGRRSARQTGSDIHVKLKLTLEEISKGVEKTIKLDRLHKCERCGGSGAEKGADSTACPACHGKGEVRQVTRSIFGQSISISVCPKCYGEGKIIQKPCPECKGQGRTSGASTITVNVPAGVMEGNYIPLRGKGNAGPRGGPPGDIIVIIEEKKHEFFERHEDDIVCSVPISFVTAALGGEIEVPTLEGKVLLKIPSGTQSHKTLVLKGKGIQHLHGYGRGDLLVRIIVEVPSRLTSRQKELLKEFAATEDESTFPQVKDFFKKLKNLFL